The genomic DNA AAGTGCAGGAGGGCGGCCCGGTCCGCGGCCGCGATCTCGCGCGGATTCCCCTCGGCGCCGGCGCGCGAGTCCATGATCGCCGAGATCGAGGACGCGATCCTGCCGAGCTCCGTGGGCGCCGGATCGAGCCGCGGGCGCCGGAAGCCGTCCCCGCGGCCGAAGCCGGTGATCGCCTCGTCGATGCGATCGAGCGGCGCGGCGACGCGCGCCATGAGCCGCTTCAGGATCACGGCGCTCGCGCCGAGACCCACCAGCGCGAGCAGCACCATCGCCCACGCGCCCGCCTCGGCCACCGCCCCGCCCGCGTGGCTGCCGAGCAGCGCGATCGCGCCGAACGCCATGACGATCTGGATCGCGACGAGGGCGAAGACCGCCAGCTTGAGCTCCCCGCGCACGCTCATCGTCCCAGCCCCTTCATCCAGCGCTCCACCGCCTCGGCCGGGGAGACGACGACGAGGACGTCGTCCGCCGCGATCGGGGAGGTCGGATCCGGGAGCATCGTCCGCCGGCCCTGCGGATCGCCGCGCCGGAGCGCGACCACCGTGATCCCGTGCCGCGTGGGCAGCGCGAGCTCCTTCAGCGTCCGGCCCACCACCGGCGACGGCGCCGCGAGCTCGGTGAGCATCAGGTCGTCGCCGAGCGGCACCTGGGCGATCACGCTGCGCAGGAGCAGGTGGCTCGCGAACTGCTCTCCGAACGCGCGGTCCGGGTTGACCACCTCGTGGGCGCCGACGAGGCGCAGGATCCGCTCGTGGATCTCGTCCGCCGCCCGCGCCACGACGCGCGGCGCGCCCA from Pseudomonadota bacterium includes the following:
- a CDS encoding TrkA family potassium uptake protein, translated to MQVLIVGLGQFGTSLARALADRKIEVLAADASADRVQAASAFVTDALCFDAMDQKALAAVSPEKRDVCVCAMGPEAREASIVVTALLRQMGAPRVVARAADEIHERILRLVGAHEVVNPDRAFGEQFASHLLLRSVIAQVPLGDDLMLTELAAPSPVVGRTLKELALPTRHGITVVALRRGDPQGRRTMLPDPTSPIAADDVLVVVSPAEAVERWMKGLGR